In Xenopus tropicalis strain Nigerian chromosome 5, UCB_Xtro_10.0, whole genome shotgun sequence, one genomic interval encodes:
- the galm gene encoding aldose 1-epimerase, whose product MTSVTRDVFGHLPGGGGTVERFCLDSKQVRAEVISFGCIITRLETQDRTGTFSDIVLGFDDIEGYTNKHPYFGAVVGRVANRIANGKFTVEGKDYHLAINNGPNSLHGGLKGFDKVLWAPKLIENGVQFSYQSKDGEEGYPGELNLWVTYTLVGGTLTVNYRAQSNKTTPINLTNHSYFNLAGQGSSNIYDHVVSIEADHYLPVDDTMIPTGEVAPVLGTCFDLRKPVELGSHMNSFYLDGFDHNFCLGVTQEQKQCARVSHPLSGRVLTVSTTQPGVQFYTANFLDGSLKGKGGAVYPKHSAFCLETQGWPDAVNKPHFPSSLLNPEEEYNHTTSFGFSLA is encoded by the exons ATGACCTCTGTGACAAGAGATGTGTTTGGCCACTTGCCCGGTGGTGGAGGAACAGTGGAAAGATTCTGCCTTGATTCTAAACAAGTCAGAGCTGAGGTCATATCCTTTGGCTGCATAATAACTCGCTTAGAAACCCAAGACAGGACTGGAACATTCTCAGATATAGTTCTTGGTTTTGATGATATAGAAG GCTATACAAACAAACATCCCTATTTTGGAGCAGTTGTTGGGCGGGTAGCAAACCGAATTGCCAATGGTAAATTCACTGTTGAAGGAAAGGATTATCATTTGGCCATAAACAATGGTCCAAACAGTCTACACGGAGGCCTTAAAGGGTTTGACAAA GTGCTATGGGCTCCTAAGTTGATAGAAAATGGTGTCCAGTTCTCCTACCAAAGTAAAGACGGTGAGGAAGGGTACCCCGGTGAATTAAACTTGTGGGTAACGTACACACTTGTTGGCGGAACATTGACTGTGAACTACAGAGCCCAAAGTAATAAGACTACTCCAATAAATCTAACAAACCATTCCTACTTCAACTTGGCAGGACAG GGCTCTAGTAATATCTATGATCATGTGGTTTCCATTGAAGCTGATCATTACCTGCCTGTTGATGATACCATGATACCAACAG GGGAGGTGGCACCAGTTCTGGGAACTTGCTTTGATTTAAGGAAACCAGTAGAGCTTGGCAGTCATATGAACTCTTTTTATTTAGATGGTTTTGACCACAATTTTTGCTTGGGTGTTACACAGGAACAGAAGCAATGCGCAAG GGTCAGCCATCCTCTAAGTGGCAGGGTGCTTACTGTCAGCACAACTCAGCCTGGGGTCCAGTTCTACACAGCAAATTTCCTGGATGGATCTCTCAAGGGCAAAGGTGGTGCAGTGTATCCAAAGCATTCAGCGTTTTGCTTGGAAACACAGGGCTGGCCAGATGCAGTCAATAAG CCACATTTTCCAAGTTCTCTGCTGAATCCTGAAGAAGAATACAACCACACTACCTCTTTTGGGTTTTCCCTTGCTTAG